One region of Scophthalmus maximus strain ysfricsl-2021 chromosome 15, ASM2237912v1, whole genome shotgun sequence genomic DNA includes:
- the zfyve26 gene encoding zinc finger FYVE domain-containing protein 26 isoform X1, giving the protein MFPFGREAETSLQDLFGYFKRCLRHGEWELANACVPQLVRSTLSESLRDIIKAIVCHPYNLKWESVGSPHRLAWFWLQVLEKWTEEKVSLDVRGELEFLLLLEDLGSEGITETIVKQELHQTYLSTHPDQKAADAAVESCLRTLLEKKKPRLAQTLAHFLQDQSSTEDHTLQQTFIQHLMKKLARPERRPEKVEEWVEEIYAVLAAMPWSSRGSGGPFQALCEALWAARDGPLREERILGSLLRPRCDALVSLYCSTALRLQRDHLLRSTPDTQVDLPEAEKLALSLCCHKDRPSTWKTIYFECLSSGKHFLEQVLVTALDLIKHEEFAQLRDLVQLEFQPLSRLLLLLGWTQCNSLSSARQLLRVLHREQAPASDCVLQEFANLLTSQLGILEWCKSNNPGISMEALLTQLHTLDNHSALYVLHSLTPLPQFEERRILDLLQQQPNTPGTEDAEAIGTLSPGLQRNVVLFQGFCAMKYAIYALCVNAHKHSNCTECESERQKEHQETDQNQTSTSSEDCHMQFQHYLSECQLYLEAVPAMFRLELLENIFSLLFLSTADFTLQTQRDAKLTQNTGNAFQDGSSDTRNTNVEAGAKAKRDETDHCRKESRKLRASSPTASYRSHLDLGHFIQGCRGFLVDVTAMEGFLRLLKEGLEGMCVVSQQEGQEEGRALPREAEVAESLGCSLTAETFGARLQRLSKRTAEAQWRLQIITSNQGSGSGSEGHLHMSPVGSTATSSGRSNGSSLRRRKRPGRHVTERQTSTEKHNGEVNTSASGGPVTGCAELEVCPCGGPHSWLVAAMLSPPESLLMSCIRRGNFMEARQVSLVFDLGASPCCGELVFMERYKEVLVELGRVEQKFETQPLSPSSSSSSEGLGSTTVSGPGRARLGSSGMSTLQAIGSAAAAGVAFYSVSDIADRLLSTPSHPMPSLEEDYWLSCCCSSDPSELLSTLLQELSPAAMAAFDLACCHCQLWKTSRQLLDTAERRHNSSLETRGVRVDPKVPHPEGICGFPAVLQKISKILSHYATNKGSVKTDAVMEDQVFASPFGCCVQEVLLCCHPTLSEECIAARLGLAQRLETTLHVLSTATDGTEGSVGNALLPLLVEQAGLKQSELDTHPVRTNMKQLLRSLDQLCPFEPDGDLARPDYVRSFLDYVNTLASVLVRSLSSEDLSGDVKLGNPLLVLLQAPFQLLSHLLFDRQVSPDRVLSLLQQEGLRLSVQQVIVQRCCETLPLWLSGPVAEPDSDQAKKDDGAFSVASLSVLLQQHAHEHMPTLGITETPTGASQSDTSSDSEDSADHHSAPPTNLSSSPPSHPPSSSSTSFLLTPSALSFLKSRSLLLATLACLSACKGETARTQSSGWSGYFRSGRKEAVLDGEQISREADNLLKEFPILWAYLHSMAEPVLGSPLGEGEGGSAGLGAVVCGKPLVALLLSGPQEEVAQAVAAEAFQKALNSRDLARALSLLELYGQGSSQEGALRDQLLACAALEDGVAGPGQLFRVQDGNLRARVALHALERWPLSSCLELLEFCLNDPDTAAALRMDLELKKKELDIYRLMLNLQPPLPCATWQELRAESETNAESIMSKMLEAKEFALCAQWLELYPVSDQLRLKLTTEHLLHLLEKGQTDEAFQLLEGLSDSAVGLDICELALDRCPGLAACHFLADYLTLHFQRQVSEERRRHIHALHLGSKVLLTLPPSARQDYFPLLSEPLLMLEQLLMNLKVDWADVAVRTLQSLLVGQEAGFGAADIDRLLADYACNALDFSCAPRERTRSDSVISLQDALTQCPAPDSCSQSSSRIESPTTSLSSTPTHTSSTNSTDREKDRSSAGRKRRSPAKFQPPDQPPACKDWVPDTQQHVCMVCRRERFTMFNRRHHCRRCGRLVCHACSERKMPVEGCPGEEVRVCDQCYAYFHPDSDDELEPAEVAGITVVTEDALDGMLHLPEVVQRQIQLSTNAAENQLLRSQFYYEQAPSAYLCVAILSLHSDQTACGHQLIVHCRSLSCKLTNPEVDACLLTDVMRQLLFSAKLMFVKVGRSQDLALCDSYISKVDVLKILVTANYKYIPSLDDILETSAVTRLRNQLLEAEYYQLAVEVSTKSGLDPSGVWQAWGVASLKAGNLPGAREKFCRCLKAPVDRNQLNQGPLLLQEIVQHLETVVRPTVTTSVGEDILASLRELEEALSDAGPLERPEGQTLSSGLDPECLFYLSTYGTHLALISFYMRHDCMTEALTYLLSKDFPEEVFLEGVLQPSLERGRLGALQGTLEKLDPGLEACSRYLIASCQFLQRRGYFNTLYQLQQFMTDHVRAAMTCIRFFTHGASSYLQLGEQQRWLVRAKEHLRTYLQEQQGRGTGRRKSQVNSFRKMMSSSDISRHMNTIELQLEVTRFLHRCETAASSKAPQTSSPSSKSPGSNPPPTLFGGSPMKVEVACKVMLGGKNIEEGFGIAYRVIQDFQLEAQAVYTRAGQRLVRQRQYGAVRQLLKCVAESGTATKNDCDALILSCVSIADKAPSDAKELESLILETKSTESKIKAYLLCSKLRPAYLLAVKLESSRAGPLVQDVLQAAEGAQDSVMQNICRQWLSEHLNKSSQQRKGRPTAR; this is encoded by the exons ATGTTTCCTTTCGGCCGCGAGGCAGAGACCTCGCTTCAGGACCTGTTTGGGTATTTCAAGAGGTGCCTGCGGCACGGAGAATGGGAGCTGGCCAACGCCTGTGTGCCACAGCTGGTCCGCTCGACGCTTTCAGAGAGCCTGCGAGACATTATCAAAGCTATCGTCTGCCATCCGTACAATTTAAA ATGGGAGTCTGTGGGCAGTCCACACAGACTGGCTTGGTTTTGGCTTCAGGTTTTGGAGAAGTGGACAGAAGAGAAG GTTTCTCTCGATGTCAGAGGAGAGCTGGAgttcctgctgctcctggagGATCTGGGTTCAGAGGGCATAACAGAGACTATTGTCAAG CAGGAGTTGCACCAGACCTACCTGAGCACCCATCCCGACCAGAAGGCTGCAGATGCTGCTGTGGAGTCCTGCCTCCGAACCTtgttggagaagaagaagcccaGGCTTGCCCAGACGTTAGCACATTTCCTACAG GACCAGTCGTCCACAGAGGACCACACCCTGCAACAGACGTTCATCCAGCACCTGATGAAGAAACTAGCGAGGCCCGAGAGGAGGCCCGAGAAGGTGGAGGAGTGGGTGGAGGAGATCTACGCAGTGTTGGCCGCGATGCCGTGGAGCTCCCGCGGAAGCGGCGGGCCGTTTCAGGCGCTGTGCGAGGCGCTGTGGGCGGCCAGAGACGGACccctgagagaggagaggatccTGGGCTCGCTGCTCCGCCCTCGGTGCGACGCGCTCGTCTCTCTGTACTGCTCCACGGCTCTGAGGCTGCAGAGGGATCATCTGCTGAGGAGCACGCCTGACACGCAAG TGGACCTCCCGGAAGCAGAGAAGCTGGCTCTCAGTTTATGTTGCCACAAGGATCGTCCATCCACTTGGAAGACCATCTACTTTGAGTGCCTTAGTAGCGGGAAGCACTTCCTGGAGCAGGTCTTG GTCACCGCACTTGACCTGATTAAGCACGAGGAGTTTGCTCAGCTGAGAGACTTGGTGCAGCTGGAGTTCCAGCCCCTGtctcgtctgctgctgctgctgggctggACTCAGTGTAACAGTCTGAGCTCGGCTCGACAGCTGCTCCGCGTCCTTCACCGCGAGCAG GCACCAGCCAGTGACTGTGTTCTGCAGGAGTTTGCCAACCTTTTGACCTCTCAGCTTGGAATACTTGAATGGTGTAAAAGCAACAATCC AGGCATTTCCATGGAGGCGCTGCTGACGCAGCTCCACACTCTGGATAATCACTCGGCTCTCTACGTCCTGCATTCTCTGACTCCTCTGCCTCAGTTTGAAGAGCGCAGGATACTGGACCTGCTGCAGCAACAGCCAAATACACCGGGAACAG AGGACGCCGAGGCCATCGGTACGCTCAGCCCTGGTTTACAGAGGAACGTGGTTTTGTTTCAGGGGTTCTGCGCCATGAAGTATGCCATCTATGCCCTTTGCGTAAACGCACATAAACACTCAAATTGCACAGAGTGTGAGTCCGAGCGGCAGAAAGAGCACCAGGAAACAGACCAAAATCAAACCTCGACTTCCTCAGAAG ATTGCCATATGCAGTTCCAGCACTACCTGTCAGAATGCCAGCTCTATCTGGAGGCTGTGCCAGCCATGTTCCGCTTGGAGCTCCTGGAGAacatcttctccctcctctttctgtccacCGCCGACTTTACGCTGCAGACTCAAAGAGACGCAAAATTAACTCAGAACACAGGGAATGCCTTTCAAGACGGTTCATCAGATACAAGGAACACAAATGTGGAAGCAGGAGCCAAAGCAAAGAGAGATGAGACTGATCACTGCAGGAAAGAGAGCCGGAAGCTGCGCGCAAGCTCACCGACGGCATCCTACCGTAGCCACTTGGACCTGGGTCACTTCATCCAGGGCTGCAGGGGTTTTCTGGTCGACGTGACCGCCATGGAGGGTTTTCTGAGGCTGCTGAAAGAAGGGCTGGAGGGCATGTGCGTGGTGAGTcagcaggaggggcaggaggagggacgagCGCTGCCTCGAGAGGCCGAGGTGGCGGAGAGTCTCGGCTGCTCGCTGACGGCGGAGACGTTCGGCGCTCGACTGCAGAGGTTGTCCAAACGCACCGCGGAGGCTCAGTGGCGACTGCAGATCATCACCAGCAACCAGGGCAGTGGAAGTG GCTCTGAAGGCCACCTCCACATGTCACCGGTCGGCTCTACTGCCACTTCTTCGGGACGCAGTAACGGCTcgagtctgaggaggaggaagagaccgGGGAGGCATGTTACGGAGAGACAGACCtctacagagaaacacaacggAGAAGTTAACACAAGTGCATCAG GAGGGCCAGTGACGGGTTGTGCAGAACTGGAGGTTTGTCCTTGCGGAGGTCCTCACAGCTGGCTGGTCGCGGCCATGTTGTCCCCTCCAGAGTCTCTGCTGATGTCCTGCATCCGCCGCGGAAACTTCATGGAGGCCCGTCAG GTGTCTCTGGTGTTCGATCTCGGGGCGTCGCCCTGTTGCGGCGAGTTGGTGTTCATGGAGCGCTACAAAGAAGTTCTGGTGGAGTTGGGCCGGGTGGAGCAGAAGTTTGAGACCCAGCCCCTGTCCCCGTCGTCATCGTCCTCCTCGGAGGGCTTGGGGTCCACGACCGTGTCGGGCCCGGGGAGGGCTCGGCTGGGCAGCAGTGGGATGTCGACGCTGCAGGCCATCggaagtgctgctgctgcag GCGTGGCTTTCTACTCCGTGTCCGACATCGCAGACCGTCTCCTCAGCACCCCGTCTCACCCGATGCCCTCGCTGGAGGAAGACTActggctgagctgctgctgctcctcggaCCCCTCAGAGCTGCTCTCCacgctgctgcaggagctcagcCCAGCGGCCATGGCTGCCTTTGACCTGGCCTGCTGCCACTGTCAGCTTTGGAAGACGTCCCGGCAGCTGCTGGACACGGCAGAGCGCAGGCACAACAGCAGCCTGGAGACCCGAG GAGTCAGAGTTGACCCGAAAGTTCCTCATCCTGAGGGGATCTGTGGATTTCCAGCGGTTTTACAAAAGATCAGCAAAATCCTCAGTCATTATGCAACTAATAAGGGCTCCGTCAAAACAG ACGCTGTCATGGAGGACCAGGTGTTTGCCAGCCCATTCGGTTGCTGCGTTCAGGAAGTGCTCCTGTGTTGCCACCCAACGCTGAGCGAGGAGTGCATCGCTGCTCGCCTCGGTCTGGCCCAGCGCCTGGAGACCACGCTGCACGTGCTGAGCACCGCTACAGACGGCACAG AGGGCAGTGTGGGCAACGCTCTCCTGCCGCTACTCGTCGAACAGGCCGGCCTGAAGCAGTCGGAGCTCGACACTCACCCTGTGCGCACCAACATGAAACAGCTGCTTCGTTCTCTGGACCAGCTCTGCCCCTTCGAGCCAGACGGAGACCTCGCCAGGCCGGATTACGTTCGCAGTTTCCTCGACTACGTCAACACTCTGGCGTCCGTGCTGGTGCGCAGCCTTTCTTCCGAAG ACCTGAGCGGTGATGTGAAACTCGGGAATCCGCTGCTGGTGTTGCTCCAAGCCCCATTTCAGCTCCTCTCCCACCTGCTATTTGACAGACAGGTGTCTCCTGACAG AGTTCTGTCCTTGCTGCAGCAGGAAGGTCTGCGACTGAGTGTCCAGCAGGTGATTGTCCAGCGATGCTGTGAGACTTTACCCTTGTGGCTCTCCGGTCCTGTTGCTGAACCAGACTCCGATCAGGCCAAAAAAGACGATGGAGCGTTCAGCGTTGCCAGCTTGTCTGTGCTGCTCCAACAGCACGCTCACGAGCACATGCCCACTCTGGGAATCACAGAAACTCCCACGGGCGCTTCTCAGTCTGACACGAGCTCGGACTCTGAGGACTCGGCGGACCACCACTCTGCTCCACCGACcaatctctcctcctcgcctccctctcatccaccctcctcttcatcgaCCTCTTTTCTCCTCACTCCGTCAGCCCTGTCTTTCCTCAAGTCTCGCTCTCTGCTACTGGCCACGCTGGCGTGTCTGAGTGCATGTAAAGGAGAAACCGCCCGAACGCAATCCTCCGGGTGGTCTGGTTATTTTCGCAGCGGACGTAAAGAAGCTGTCCTGGACGGTGAGCAGATCTCTCGGGAAGCAGACAACCTGCTGAAAGAGTTCCCCATCCTCTGGGCCTACCTGCACTCCATGGCTGAGCCGGTGCTGGGCAGCCCGTTGGGCGAGGGCGAGGGAGGCTCTGCCGGACTCGGGGCGGTTGTTTGCGGGAAACCTCTTGTTGCTCTCCTGCTGTCTGGACCACAAGAAGAGGTTGCCCAAGCTGTGGCTGCCGAGGCCTTTCAGAAGGCCCTTAACTCCAGAGACCTGGCCCGAGCTCTGAGCCTGCTGGAGCTCTACGGGCAAGGTAGTAGCCAGGAGGGGGCGCTAAGAGACCAGCTGCTTGCCTGTGCTGCTTTAGAGG ATGGAGTTGCAGGTCCAGGTCAACTGTTCCGCGTACAGGACGGGAACCTGCGAGCGCGAGTCGCCCTCCACGCTCTGGAGCGTTGGCCTCTGTCCTCCTGCCTGGAGCTGCTCGAGTTCTGCCTCAACGACCCAGACACGGCAGCCGCACTCAGAATGGACTTGGAGCTCAAGAAGAAAGAACTGGACATCTATCGCCTG ATGTTGAATTTACAACCTCCGCTGCCCTGTGCCACGTGGCAGGAGCTAAGGGCCGAGTCTGAGACAAACGCAGAGTCCATAATGTCCAAGATGCTGGAGGCAAAA GAGTTTGCTCTTTGTGCACAGTGGTTGGAGCTGTATCCTGTGTCCGACCAGCTGAGACTGAAGCTAACAACTGAGCATTTGCTTCATCTGCTGGAGaagggacagacagacgagGCTTTTCAG TTGCTCGAGGGCCTCTCTGATTCTGCGGTCGGCCTGGACATTTGCGAGCTCGCTCTGGACCGCTGCCCCGGACTGGCTGCTTGTCACTTCCTGGCCGACTACCTCACGCTGCACTTTCAGAGGCAGGTGTCCGAGGAGCGTCGGCGACACATCCACGCTCTTCATCTGGGCTCTAAG GTGCTGCTGACTCTGCCCCCGTCAGCCAGGCAGGACTATTTCCCGCTGCTGTCGGAGCCCCTGCTGATGCTCGAGCAGCTGCTGATGAACCTGAAGGTGGACTGGGCCGACGTGGCGGTGCGAACCCTCCAGAGTCTCCTGGTCGGTCAGGAGGCCGGCTTCGGTGCCGCGGACATCGATAGGCTTCTGGCCGACTACGCATGCAACGCCCTCGACTTCTCCTGTGCCCCCAGAGAGCGCACGAGATCCG acTCTGTAATCAGCCTCCAGGACGCGCTGACGCAGTGTCCGGCTCCAGACAGCTGCTCCCAATCGTCCAGTCGAATTGAATCTCCAACAACCTCTTTGA GCAGCACCCCTACACACACATCCTCCACGAACAGCACGGACAGGGAGAAAGATCGGAGCTCAGCGGGCAGGAAACGTCGCTCGCCCGCCAAGTTCCAGCCTCCGGACCAACCCCCAGCCTGTAAAGACTGGGTCCCCGACACCCAGCAGCACGTGTGCATGGTCTGCCGGCGCGAGAGGTTCACCATG TTCAACAGACGGCATCATTGTCGGAGATGTGGCCGCCTGGTTTGTCACGCGTGTTCTGAGCGCAAGATGCCTGTGGAGGGATGCCCAGGAGAAGAAGTCAGAGTCTGTGACCAGTGTTACGCCTACTTTCACCCAGA TTCTGATGATGAGCTGGAACCAGCTGAAG TGGCTGGTATCACTGTGGTGACGGAGGACGCTTTGGACGGGATGCTGCATCTGCCTGAAGTGGTCCAGCGACAGATCCAACTGAGCACAAACGCTGCCGAGAACCAGCTGCTGCGGAGCCAGTTCTACTACGAACAG GCTCCCAGCGCGTACCTCTGCGTGGCCATTTTGTCCCTGCACAGCGACCAAACGGCCTGTGGCCATCAGCTCATCGTCCACTGCCGCTCTCTGTCCTGTAAGCTGACCAACCCGGAGGTGGACGCCTGCCTCCTGACCGACGTCATGCGCCAGCTGCTCTTCAGCGCCAAGCTGATGTTCGTCAAGGTCGGGCGCAGCCAGGATCTCGCCTTGTGTGACAG TTACATCAGTAAAGTCGACGTGCTGAAGATTCTTGTGACGGCCAATTACAAATATATTCCCTCCCTGGATGACATTCTGGAGACCTCTGCCGTCACGCGGCTTCGTAATCAGCTGCTTGAGGCCGAGTACTACCAGCTGGCAGTGGAG GTATCGACCAAGAGTGGTCTGGACCCAAGTGGCGTGTGGCAAGCCTGGGGGGTGGCCTCTCTGAAGGCAGGGAACCTCCCGGGGGCGAGGGAGAAGTTCTGCCGTTGCCTGAAAGCTCCGGTCGACCGAAACCAGCTAAACCAGGGTCCATTACTGCTGCAGGAGATCGTCCAGCACCTGGAGACCGTCGTGCGACCCACTGTGACTACG TCGGTCGGCGAGGACATCCTGGCATCCCTgcgggagctggaggaggctctGAGTGATGCGGGTCCTCTTGAGCGACCCGAGGGACAAACGCTGAGCAGCGGCCTCGACCCGGAGTGTCTGTTCTACCTGAGCACGTACGGCACTCACCTCGCGCTCATCAGCTTCTACATGCGTCACGACTGCATGACGGAGGCCCTGACTTACCTGCTCAGCAAG GATTTCCCAGAAGAGGTGTTCCTCGAGGGCGTGTTGCAGCCCAGCCTGGAGCGGGGGCGTCTCGGCGCGCTGCAGGGGACCCTAGAAAAACTGGACCCCGGCCTGGAGGCATGCAGCCGCTACCTCATCGCCTCCTGCCAGTTCCTGCAGCGGCGTGGATACTTCAACACTCTCTACCAACTCCAACAGTTCATGACG GATCACGTTCGTGCAGCCATGACCTGCATCCGCTTCTTCACACATGGAGCGAGTTCATACCTGCAGCTGGGAGAACAGCAg CGTTGGTTGGTCAGAGCCAAAGAGCACCTGAGGACATACCTTCAGGAGCAGCAAGGTCGAGGCACTGGGAGGAGAAAATCTCAGGTCAACTCATTCAGGAAGATGATGTCGTCCAGTGATATTTCCAG GCACATGAACACAATTGAGCTCCAGCTGGAGGTGACCCGTTTCCTCCATCGCTGTGAGACCGCTGCCTCCTCCAAGGCTCCACAGACCAGTTCACCTTCCTCCAAGTCCCCTGGGTCCAATCCACCACCCACACTGTTTGGGGGAAGTCCTATGAAGGTTGAGGTAGCCTGTAAG GTCATGCTCGGAGGAAAAAACATAGAAGAGGGGTTTGGCATTGCTTACAGAGTCATACAG GACTTCCAGCTGGAGGCGCAGGCCGTCTACACGCGGGCCGGTCAAAGGCTCGTCAGACAGCGGCAGTACGGAGCCGTGCGGCAGCTGCTCAAATGTGTGGCCGAATCGGGCACCGCCACCAAAAACGACTGCGACGCCCTCATCCTCAGCTGCGTCTCCATTGCGGACAAGGCGCCGTCTGAC GCGAAGGAGCTGGAAAGTCTCATCCTGGAAACCAAGAGCACAGAAAGCAAG ATCAAAGCCTACCTGCTGTGCAGTAAGCTGCGGCCGGCGTACCTGCTCGCGGTCAAGCTGGAGTCGAGCCGGGCCGGCCCTTTGGTCCAGGACGTCCTTCAGGCCGCCGAGGGGGCGCAGGACTCTGTGATGCAAAACATCTGTCGCCAGTGGCTGTCCGAACACCTCAACAAGTCATCTCAGCAGCGCAAGGGCCGACCCACTGCCAGGTAA